The genome window AGAACTTGCTCAGTTCCCAGACCAGTTTGTTGAGCGAGCACAGCCTCCAAGCCAACATCACTGGCATCAGTGTAAACGATTAATGGGAGGTTGAAGTCCGGATGGCCCAGTACCGGTGGGGAGACAAGATGTTCTTTCAGGGTCTCAAAATCTTCCTGACACTGGGGAGTCCAGAAGAACTTGGCACCTTTCCGTTTCAAGGCGTTGAGTGGCTCAGTCACCTGAGAAAATCCAGGCACAAAACGATGGTACCAACCAGCCATGCCAAGAAACCTCTGAAGTTCCTTGATGGTTTGGGGAACAGGGAAGTTCCGTACAGCTGCGGTTTTCCCCGTATCAACTTCAACCCCAGCCGCAGACACAACATGGCCCAAATAAGTCAGTGAGGTCTGGAAGAACTGGCTCTTTTTCACATTCACTGTGAGGTTAGCTTCACGCAGTTTGTCCAAGACAGCTTGAATGTCAGACCTGTGCTGACTGATGTTAGCAGAGTAAATGATGATATCATCCAGATAGACAAAACATGCTTCCCCCCCGTAGCTCCCCAAGAACGCGTTCCATCAGGCGTTGGAAGGTCGCAGGGGCATTCTTGAGTCCAAACGGCATTACCTTAAACTGGTACAGCCCAAATGGACAAATAAAGGCAGTCTTCTCCCGGCTGTCTTCATCCATTTGGGTCCGTGTGGGTCGCCGCATTGATCTTACGATAATCCACACAGAATCTTGGCTTCGGGTTGTTCTTTTTCGGGACCAAAACTACCAGAGCACCATATGGCAAAATTGATGGCTCTATTACGTAGTTTTGCAGCATTTCCTCCACATGCTACTTAATGATCTGAAGCTTTGATGGTGACACACGATAGGGCTTCTGCTTAATGGGCACTTCATGGCTAAGAAAAATCTTGTGGGTGAGCACACTGGTACAACCCAGTTTTTCAGTGCAGACATTGGAGTTTCCTTGTAATTGATGTAACAAATGACGTTTCCCAAACTCATCCAAGTGTGCACCATCAGCAGCCGCATGCAGAACATCGGGGCATGGCGGCAGCAGAACCTGTTCCACTGGAGGGACGGCAGAGAAGAAGGAAAGATGTGATGGCAACCCCACTCTTCCCCCTGCCACATCCTCCAAGAATTGGTGGGTGTGGTTCTTGTTGGACTTGAACCAGTAGCTGTTTTCCGTGATATGAAACTGCAGGCCGGAAAAGTAGATGTAGTCCAGCCCCACAAAGACAGGGAAAGTGAGACTGTGAGCAGGCATAATGACACAAGGCAAGGTTACCGACTGGGACTGCAAGGTGAGCTTCATTTCACTCCAGCCTAAAGGTTGTCGTGGTTCCCCATCCGCTAGGTACAGGAACCCTCTTGTTCACGGTTGCAATACATCATGCTCTCCTTTCACTCCTGTCCATACATTCTCGTTTATCAAGGTGTAAGATGAACCAGAGTCAAGGAGGCCAATTCCCCTCCACGGACCGATGTTCAGTGGTACCATTAACTGAAGGGGAGGAGACTTTTCAGATGGTAAAGTAAAAGGTTTCACAGAAATTGATATTCCCAGGTCACCTGAGTGAGTGAGCGCACTCAGTGTACCTTGTCTGTCGGGATCATGGTACGGCCTAACATCTGGTTGCTGAGGGGGTTTGGGAAAACCAGCAGTGTTTGGTTTCCACCtgggacaggatttgggggcaTGGCTTCCCTTACAGCGCCAGCAGAATGCTTGGGCAGGTTGAGTAGGGCTGGTTTGGCTTGGTCGCACTGGATTCTCTTGGGAAGGAGGCAGAGCAGCAGATACAGGAGCAGCAGGCTTAAAagttctttttctgtctcagttCATACTTCAACTGGTGCTCTCGGTCCTTCTCCGACTCCTCTCACAGAGTGCCAGGACTGAACACGGAAGCAGATTACTTTGAATGAAGCCGCAAACCACGGACAAATCAGTGAGTAGTGGGTGCGTAAATAGGTGTGTCCAGAGGGTACGTCGGGCACCTGGCTCACAGGCTGTcacaacctgctgtgtgttttcagttttgccATGTGATATTGCAGTTGGTCATGGAGGTTTAGAAAAATATGCAATATAAACTGGTACTGAAATTGATTAACTGGTTTGCATTGATTCgattaatttgttttaatgtgaaatgtaaaaacaaggttgctctgtcacttcacattgcctcttgtaaaaaaaaatagaatggCTTTTTGGATTTGGGGGAAACATAAAAACTTGAATAAACTAAATGCATATAATTAACATGGATGAACTAACAAAGTCTGTGTCATTTATTCAGAGAAAGCAAATCAAGCatataataaagtttattgaTATTTTACATTAACTTAAACCATGAAAAGTGCAATTTCTTTGCATAATTAACTGCATCCTAGGGAAAAAATGGAATAATGTGGTATGTGTATTTTCGCTCATATTCATTTTTTGTCATGAGCTATTCTTTCTCAAGAGCTGACCACTGACATTACGATAAACTTATAttctgcctgtatttttgtACTGTACAGAGACAATTGATTAATTCTGTCTTATGAAACTAAATGCAGGTTTTATGACTCAATGCCACGACCCATGATTGCTTTCTTTGTGTTCCTCTCTGGCCTCATCAGGATAATGTAACATTTGGGTCCAAACAGTGACACCAAGAGGCCAAAACTTGAGGCCAGGATGGCAAATACCTCAACTACATCTGCATATTTGCCTGGTGAACTGACATAAGCAGGGACAAAGGCCACCCACACTGCACAGAAGATCAGCATGCTGAAAGTGATGAGTTTGGCCTCATTGAAAGTATCTGGAAGATTCCTTGCCAGGAATGCTAACAGAAAACTGAGGATGGCCAGAAAGCCAATATAGCCCAGTAACACTCCAAAACCAACTGTGGACCCAACTACACACTCATAAACTATCTTGTCATTGTGGTATTGAGTGTTTTTATGAGGAGCAGGTGAGGAAGAGACTAGCCAAGCAGTGCAAATAGTGGCCTGAATAGAAGTAAGAACCAGAACTGTTCCTCTTTGCTGCAATGGACCAAACCACTTCAGATGGGCTCCACCTCCTGGCTTGGAGGCCTTGAACACAGCCAGAACCACCATGGTTTTCACCAGAATGCATGATATACAAAGCACAAAGCTGATTCCAAATGCTGCATGTCTCAGTTGGCATGTCCACAGCCTGGGACGTCCAATAAAGAGCAGTGAGCAAAGGAAACATAATTTAAGTGACAGCAATAGCTGGAAACTCAGTTCTGAATTGTTGGCGCGTACTATAGGGGTGTTACGATGACAGATGAAGATTCCCAGCACAACAACACATATAAATGTGCCCAACAATGAGGCAGTTGTCAAACAGATACCCAGAGGCTCATTATAGGAGAGGAACTCTGTTTTCTTAGGAACACAGTGGTCACGTTGAGGGCTGGACCAGAAATCCTCTGGACAACTGTTGCACTTTATGGAGCCTGTAAAAAAAATAGGAAAAGTGTTGAAATACATGATTTTGTTATTTCTTCAATTTGCAATTCTTAAGCTAAATACCAACCAGTCGTATTGCTGATCTTCCCCTCAGAACAAGGAATGCAGTCGAAACAGCACTCAGGTTCCCCCTTCTTTCTGGCAATGCGGGTACCTGGAGGACAGCTCTCACTGCACACTGACCGGGGTGGCTGtagaaggaaaaataaatatgtgttatTCTACTCTTCTATTACACTGCCATAATAAGTTATCCACGAGACATGATATAGGTGACTGAAAAAACAGAAGTAACCTGTTTGGATTCAAAGTTCCAGAAGATTTTATCTTCATTAAGTGTGAGTTCTTCACCTTTGGCTGACTCTTTAACCTCACCTACATTCTGAACTTTAGTTCGTCCATCAGGGAGCCACAGCCAGTTCATGACATCATATATTGGTAAGGCATCACCATTCTCATCAAATGACACTTGATCACCAAACGATGTAGTGAAGTTGATCTTTTCCAAGTAATACACAAGCTATGGATATCAGAATAAGAAATAGAGGAAGACTGAAAATGGAAAAGTTATTATGACCACCGTGAACACAGTGGAATCCAGTATTCACAAATTAAACTGCATACTACACTTATGAACATATGAACACATTAACAATTCATGTAAAGCATTTCTTTTATAATGAAATAACATCACTAACAACATTGTGCTCCCAGTGCCAAGACACTTTTGTCTCAGACCTTATCATACTATGAAATGCTGTCACCCAGCGGTGACGCCCACTGCTATGCAGTTTATGATTAGTAATCTCAAAGCTTTGTATTCAGTCCTACACCCTAATGTTATTCTGCAGTAAATACCAAAGCATTGCATTTAGCCAAATGAATggtggggtggtggtggtgatgatggggGTGTAAAATGATATCCCACCTGCCATGGCTCCAGTCTTTGCAAACTGCCACAGCTGCGCCCACTGAAAGGTCCTCTCCCTGGCTCACACTGCAGCATGTCATCAAGAGCATATGCCAGGGCATACACAGCCTTGTACACATTATATTCTGGCCTGAGGTCTGAAATGTCCAACAATTCAGTGTCCACATTCTCTAGATCTTCCTGTCCAGTGCACAGTGATCCCCCAGCTTCCACCCAACCTGCTTGAGGTGgtgcaaatttacactgaaaTGTGTATTCCCAAAACTGATTTACCTATAATGTATTCAAAATAGGATTATAATGTTAAACAAAagtcacagttttgtttttggagCC of Epinephelus lanceolatus isolate andai-2023 chromosome 4, ASM4190304v1, whole genome shotgun sequence contains these proteins:
- the LOC117260174 gene encoding extracellular calcium-sensing receptor-like, with amino-acid sequence MSVLLDINLFLLVYFILFYSYVFSVMPTPLFSTSCQLLGQFHLNGMHKAGDVVLGGLFQVHFFSVFPDLSFTSEPQQPTCHSFDVLGFRRAQTMAFAIDEINRNSNLLPNVTLGYSLYDNCAKIGIGFRAALSVASGREEQFMLDKTCAGNPPVLGIVGDSSSTRSIAISSVLGLYRVPMVSYFATCSCLSDRQKFPSFFRTIPSDAFQVRAMIQILRRFGWTWAGLLISDDDYGLHAARSFQSDLAQSGGGCLAYLEVLPWGDNPAEVKRIVEVMKKSTARVVIVFAHESFMINLMKEVVRQNVTGLQWMASEAWTAATVLQTPQLMPYLGGTLGIAIRRGHIPGFRDFVLQIHPDPQHNTSYENNLVNQFWEYTFQCKFAPPQAGWVEAGGSLCTGQEDLENVDTELLDISDLRPEYNVYKAVYALAYALDDMLQCEPGRGPFSGRSCGSLQRLEPWQLVYYLEKINFTTSFGDQVSFDENGDALPIYDVMNWLWLPDGRTKVQNVGEVKESAKGEELTLNEDKIFWNFESKQPPRSVCSESCPPGTRIARKKGEPECCFDCIPCSEGKISNTTGSIKCNSCPEDFWSSPQRDHCVPKKTEFLSYNEPLGICLTTASLLGTFICVVVLGIFICHRNTPIVRANNSELSFQLLLSLKLCFLCSLLFIGRPRLWTCQLRHAAFGISFVLCISCILVKTMVVLAVFKASKPGGGAHLKWFGPLQQRGTVLVLTSIQATICTAWLVSSSPAPHKNTQYHNDKIVYECVVGSTVGFGVLLGYIGFLAILSFLLAFLARNLPDTFNEAKLITFSMLIFCAVWVAFVPAYVSSPGKYADVVEVFAILASSFGLLVSLFGPKCYIILMRPERNTKKAIMGRGIES